The following are encoded together in the Lathyrus oleraceus cultivar Zhongwan6 chromosome 3, CAAS_Psat_ZW6_1.0, whole genome shotgun sequence genome:
- the LOC127126644 gene encoding glutamate dehydrogenase 1: protein MNALAATNRNFKLASRLLGLDSKLEKSLLIPFREIKVECTIPKDDGTLQSYIGFRVQHDNARGPMKGGIRYHPEVDPDEVNALAQLMTWKTAVANIPYGGAKGGIGCNPSELSISELERLTRVFTQKIHDLIGTHMDVPAPDMGTGPQTMAWILDEYSKFHGYSPAVVTGKPIDLGGSLGRDAATGRGVLFATEALLNEYGKSISGQRFVIQGFGNVGSWAAQLIDEKGGKIVAVSDITGAIKNSKGIDIPSLLKHTKETRGVKGFHGADSIDSNSILLEDCDVLIPAALGGVINRENANEIKAKFIVEAANHPTDPEADEILKKKGVVILPDIYANSGGVTVSYFEWVQNIQGFMWDEEKVNNELKNYMTKGFKDVKDMCKTHECDLRMGAFSLGVNRVARATVLRGWEA, encoded by the exons atgaatgcaCTAGCAGCTACCAACAGGAACTTTAAGTTGGCTTCTAGGCTTTTGGGATTGGATTCCAAACTTGAGAAAAGTTTACTCATTCCATTCAGAGAGATCAAG GTTGAATGTACCATCCCTAAAGACGACGGTACGTTGCAGTCTTACATTGGGTTCAGGGTTCAACATGATAATGCTAGAGGCCCTATGAAAGGAGGAATCAGATACCATCCTGAG GTTGATCCTGATGAAGTGAATGCTTTAGCACAACTAATGACATGGAAAACAGCAGTAGCAAATATACCTTATGGTGGTGCAAAAGGAGGGATAGGGTGTAACCCTTCAGAGCTAAGTATATCTGAGTTAGAAAGACTTACCAGAGTTTTTACGCAGAAAATTCATGATCTGATTGGAACTCACATGGATGTGCCTGCACCTGATATGGGAACAGGACCACAG ACCATGGCGTGGATACTAGACGAATATTCCAAATTTCACGGATACTCACCTGCCGTTGTGACAGGAAAACCAATA GATCTTGGTGGATCTCTAGGTAGAGATGCAGCTACAGGAAGAGGAGTCCTCTTTGCAACAGAGGCTTTGCTGAATGAATATGGGAAAAGTATATCTGGACAACGGTTCGTTATTCAG GGTTTTGGAAATGTTGGTTCTTGGGCTGCACAATTGATTGATGAGAAAGGTGGAAAAATTGTTGCTGTGAGTGACATAACTGGAGCCATAAAGAACAGCAAAGGTATTGACATCCCAAGCCTACTGAAGCATACCAAAGAGACCAGAGGAGTAAAAGGATTTCATGGTGCTGATTCAATTGATTCAAACTCAATATTGCTAGAAGACTGTGATGTTTTAATCCCAGCAGCTCTCGGGGGTGTCATCAACAG GGAAAATGCGAATGAAATCAAGGCAAAATTTATAGTAGAAGCAGCCAATCACCCAACTGATCCAGAGGCTGATGAG ATTCTAAAGAAAAAAGGTGTTGTGATTCTCCCAGACATATATGCAAATTCAGGAGGTGTTACTGTTAGTTACTTCGAGTGGGTTCAG AACATACAAGGGTTCATGTGGGATGAGGAGAAAGTGAACAATGAGCTAAAAAACTACATGACGAAAGGGTTCAAAGATGTGAAAGACATGTGCAAAACTCATGAATGTGATCTTCGAATGGGAGCATTCAGTCTAGGAGTTAACCGTGTGGCAAGGGCTACTGTCCTTAGGGGTTGGGAAGCATGA